Part of the Blastocatellia bacterium genome, GTGAGCGCCGGCGCTCGCGCAATGGAAGTTTCACTCTTGAAACATCATGCTCAACGGCGCCGCCTGTTGATCGGAACAAGCCGATGAAGAAAGCGGTGACATGCGCTCTTCAAGCAAACAAAAAGGCATGCCCGAAGGATTTTTCGGACATGCCTCCGAGTTTGAGGATTGTGTTACTACCGATCTAGCGTGATTTGACTGCCGCCTTTGACGCCTTCAACGGGTTCTTGACGCCCGTGCCGACAGTGGCCATGCGCTTGGCATACTCAGCGCAATCATGTTGGGCAGCTCGCTCCCGGTAATATGATTCCCGATCAACGCCCTGCGCAATGTAGGCCACCACCGTGAACATGGCGGCGCACTTGGGACAGGTCAATCGCACTGTCCGTGCTGACATCCGTCTTGCCATAGGTCTTTGCTTTCTCCTCTACGATTTGTCAAGCAATGTCATTGACGAGTGCACGCCAATAACAAGAAGAGGAATGCTGCCAGAGGCAATCGGCTTTGTCAATGGTCATCGCCTTGAGCGAGCTTTGTCAATCCTCATTGCCTTGAGTGACGGAAAGCCAGGCCACGCTCTTACGCCGGTTACCGCACATTGATGACCGCCAATGTGCGCTCGCGGATTGTGATGCCACCAGACAGCCCAGCCCGACGGCCTTGAATGCGAACTTGATGGACGCCAGGACCCACATTGCGTGCGATGAACACCAGCGTGCTATTGCGCGTCTCGTTCTGATTGAAACCAACCAGGAAATTCCGCAACGTGACTTCGCCAGGCTCAACTTGCACACCGTCAACCAAACACCGTGTGATAACCGAGGTTGCGGTGCTGGTAATCGTCAAAAAGTTTTCGGCAGAAAACATGATGATCAGGTCGCCGCCCGGCAGCGGTTGCGTATTGACCACCATGCCGGGAATATCTTCAAAGTCATTTGATCGAACTGTGTATTCGTCTCTTGCTGCGACAGTGGCGCCCGGCGTTTGTACAAGCGCGACGCTGGCTGAATTAACGCTTTGGTTATTCAAAAATGTGGTAACGATGCTGGAAACGAGCACATTCAAGAGCACAATCAGCAGAATCGCATAGAGTTTTTTCCTGCACATGGTTTCCTCCACTGGTTAATTTCTTCCGGGCCGCGCTTATTCTATCAAACTCATCAGCCGAAGCAAGCAGGATTTCAGACACACCGAGAGCTCGATCCACTCCATCTTCAATAAGAGCGGGCGGCGACGGGCTTTGCCGCCGCCGCTTGAAAAAACCTCTCTGCGGAAGGAGCGTCGTTCGCCCTCGGAAAAATTAGCGATTACTGAAAAATCGGCCGACCAAACCGGCTACGTCGTCCAGCGCGCTGCCATCCTTATCCGCATCCAAAAAGCTACTCACCAATCCCAACCAATTCGACGATTGCGCTGCCGCTGCTTGCGTCTGCTCACCTAGCATGGAAGCTAATCCATTAGCATCCAGCCCCTCTTGGCGCACGCTCTTGCCCAGCGCACCCATGACGATTGGGGCAACCAGTTGAAGAAGGCGGCTCACCGTATCAACATTGAGGCCTGTTCCCTGCGACAAACCAGCGGCGACAGAATCGGTATGACCGCCGAGCACATGACCCAAGATGCCCGCGCCATTACCAGCCCTGGGGTTGCCGTTGCCGGCCTGTGGATTGGCAAGGAATCCAGCAATATCGTCAAAGATACTGCCATCATGATCACGATCCAGCGCCTGAAACAACGACGAAGCGCCATCGGGATTCGACGCATTATTGGCGAGCGCCTGCATTAACACCGGCACAGCGGCTGAAACTGCGCTGCCGACGCTGTTTTCATCTGCGCCAAGCATTTGACTGAGCTGTTGCACACCGCCACTTTGCAATTGCTCCATAACCATATCCATGATAGAACTCATAACTTACTCTCCTTCGTGTTTGATGTAAGCTCGGAAGCAGG contains:
- a CDS encoding DUF937 domain-containing protein is translated as MSSIMDMVMEQLQSGGVQQLSQMLGADENSVGSAVSAAVPVLMQALANNASNPDGASSLFQALDRDHDGSIFDDIAGFLANPQAGNGNPRAGNGAGILGHVLGGHTDSVAAGLSQGTGLNVDTVSRLLQLVAPIVMGALGKSVRQEGLDANGLASMLGEQTQAAAAQSSNWLGLVSSFLDADKDGSALDDVAGLVGRFFSNR